The following proteins are encoded in a genomic region of Burkholderia gladioli:
- the benC gene encoding benzoate 1,2-dioxygenase electron transfer component BenC, producing the protein MSDYRIALNFEDGVTRFIECKAGEKVLDAAFRARINLPMDCSDGVCGTCKCRAESGSYELGDDYIEDALSEDEKDQGLVLTCQMVPQSDCVIAVPASSQVCKTGQGGFAATVSKVEPHEDAAIVLELEADASAPVFLPGQYVNIEVPGSGQHRAYSFSSAPGDTRLAFLIKKIPGGVMSRWLEAARPGDTLRMHGPLGSFYLRELRRPLLFLAGGTGLAPFLSMLEVLARSASTQRVHLIYGVTRDLDLVRVEAIEAYAARLPNFSFATVVTDAASTHPRKGWVTQHIPADALNDGEVDVYLCGPPPMVDAVRRYFDETGVKPRSFHYEKFTPNSNAKAA; encoded by the coding sequence ATGTCCGACTACCGGATCGCATTGAATTTCGAGGACGGGGTGACCCGCTTCATCGAATGCAAGGCGGGAGAGAAGGTGCTCGACGCCGCTTTCCGCGCCAGGATCAACCTGCCGATGGACTGCTCCGACGGCGTGTGCGGTACCTGCAAGTGCCGCGCGGAAAGCGGCAGCTACGAACTCGGCGACGACTACATCGAGGATGCGTTGAGCGAGGACGAAAAGGACCAGGGGCTGGTGCTGACCTGCCAGATGGTGCCGCAAAGCGATTGCGTGATCGCGGTGCCGGCCTCGTCGCAAGTGTGCAAGACGGGGCAAGGCGGTTTCGCCGCGACCGTGAGCAAGGTGGAGCCGCACGAGGACGCGGCCATCGTGCTCGAACTCGAGGCCGATGCGTCGGCGCCCGTGTTCCTGCCGGGCCAGTACGTCAACATCGAGGTGCCCGGCAGCGGGCAGCATCGCGCTTATTCGTTTTCCTCGGCGCCCGGCGATACGCGGCTCGCGTTCCTGATCAAGAAGATCCCCGGCGGCGTGATGAGCCGCTGGCTTGAGGCGGCCCGGCCCGGCGACACGCTCCGGATGCACGGGCCGCTCGGCAGCTTCTACCTGCGCGAGTTGCGGCGGCCGCTGCTGTTCCTCGCGGGCGGCACCGGCCTCGCGCCTTTCCTGTCGATGCTGGAGGTGCTGGCGCGCAGCGCGTCGACGCAGCGGGTGCACCTGATCTACGGCGTCACGCGCGATCTCGACCTGGTCCGGGTCGAGGCGATCGAGGCCTACGCGGCACGGCTGCCCAACTTCAGCTTCGCGACCGTGGTGACCGATGCGGCTTCGACGCATCCGCGCAAGGGCTGGGTGACGCAGCATATCCCCGCCGATGCGCTGAACGACGGCGAGGTCGACGTCTATCTGTGCGGGCCGCCGCCGATGGTCGACGCGGTGCGCCGGTATTTCGACGAGACGGGTGTGAAGCCGCGCAGCTTCCACTACGAGAAATTCACCCCCAATTCCAACGCGAAGGCGGCATGA
- a CDS encoding tannase/feruloyl esterase family alpha/beta hydrolase translates to MKTTNRTGRGRVERRVGLALAASAIGAAALSGCHDDGPSSAAPAAGTPAATALACDASMKTRFAPDANTRVIAVKAFKAGDPLVLDPALASAATHGITRDGSVPAPAADTGTASSLAGKQLWFGMMRGTETGALAGATPFSISTDMVALELQDPTYAGANFINASGNGANKWQSLAYADLARAYDQGISLQASFGNINTDDPDLSGLVRAGAKVLHYHGLADQLITPSGSINYYERVASRMGGVAAVQQFDRLFLVPGMGHCSGYGGVPGTAGPVQSAGTVPLPAADRQDLYANLVDWVENGKAPTSIHLSSADGSASQPICMYPTKATYTGTGSIRDAANYSCQ, encoded by the coding sequence ATGAAAACAACGAACAGGACAGGCCGTGGTCGCGTCGAGCGACGCGTCGGCCTCGCACTTGCCGCATCGGCGATCGGCGCCGCGGCATTGTCGGGCTGCCACGACGACGGCCCGAGCAGCGCCGCCCCGGCTGCGGGCACGCCAGCGGCAACCGCGCTGGCTTGCGATGCCAGCATGAAGACCCGGTTCGCGCCGGATGCGAACACCCGTGTCATTGCCGTGAAAGCGTTCAAGGCCGGCGACCCGCTGGTACTCGACCCGGCGCTGGCGAGCGCTGCCACGCATGGGATCACGCGCGACGGTTCCGTGCCGGCGCCGGCCGCCGACACGGGCACGGCGAGCTCGCTGGCCGGCAAGCAGCTGTGGTTCGGCATGATGCGCGGCACCGAAACCGGTGCACTGGCCGGAGCGACGCCGTTCAGCATCTCGACCGACATGGTGGCGCTGGAGTTGCAGGATCCGACCTATGCGGGAGCCAACTTCATCAATGCCAGCGGCAATGGCGCGAACAAGTGGCAGAGCCTGGCCTATGCCGATCTCGCGCGTGCCTACGACCAGGGCATCTCGCTGCAGGCCTCGTTCGGCAACATCAATACCGACGATCCCGATCTGTCGGGGCTGGTTCGGGCCGGCGCCAAGGTGCTGCATTACCACGGCCTTGCCGATCAGTTGATCACGCCGTCCGGCAGCATCAACTACTACGAGCGGGTGGCGAGCCGGATGGGCGGCGTGGCGGCGGTGCAGCAGTTCGACCGGCTGTTCCTGGTGCCGGGGATGGGGCATTGCAGCGGCTACGGCGGCGTTCCCGGCACGGCGGGGCCGGTGCAATCGGCCGGCACGGTGCCGCTGCCGGCGGCGGACCGTCAGGATCTCTACGCGAACCTGGTCGACTGGGTCGAGAACGGCAAGGCGCCGACCAGCATTCATCTGAGCTCGGCGGACGGCAGCGCCAGCCAACCCATCTGCATGTATCCGACCAAGGCCACCTACACGGGCACGGGTTCGATCCGGGATGCGGCGAATTACAGTTGCCAGTGA
- the benD gene encoding benzoate diol dehydrogenase BenD produces MSMARFSGKVIVVTGAAQGIGRGVALRAAAEGAKVLLVDRAEFVAEVAAQAPRDQAAGFVADLETHEGAHAAMAFAAQAFGGIDILINGVGGAIRMRPFAEFEPAQIDAEIRRSLMPTLYACHAVLPHLLARGGGTIVNLSSNATRGIRRVPYSAAKGGVNALTQSLAMEYAEHGIRVVATAPGGTDAPPRRVPRNAAGDTEQERAWMGEAVRQVTDSTFFKRYGSLDEQIAPILFLACDEASYITGTVLPVAGGDTG; encoded by the coding sequence ATGAGCATGGCACGGTTCTCCGGCAAGGTGATCGTCGTCACCGGGGCGGCGCAGGGGATCGGGCGAGGCGTGGCCTTGCGCGCGGCGGCCGAGGGCGCAAAGGTGCTGCTGGTCGATCGCGCCGAGTTCGTGGCCGAGGTGGCCGCGCAGGCGCCGCGCGATCAGGCGGCCGGCTTCGTCGCGGACCTGGAAACCCATGAAGGTGCCCACGCGGCGATGGCCTTCGCCGCGCAGGCCTTCGGCGGCATCGATATCCTGATCAACGGGGTGGGCGGCGCGATCCGCATGCGGCCGTTCGCCGAGTTCGAGCCGGCGCAGATCGACGCCGAGATCCGCCGCTCGCTGATGCCGACGCTGTACGCCTGTCACGCGGTGCTGCCGCATCTGCTCGCGCGCGGCGGCGGCACCATCGTCAATCTCTCGTCGAACGCCACGCGCGGCATTCGACGCGTGCCCTATTCGGCCGCCAAGGGCGGCGTCAACGCGCTGACCCAGTCGCTGGCGATGGAGTATGCCGAACACGGGATCCGCGTGGTCGCCACCGCGCCGGGCGGCACCGACGCGCCGCCGAGACGGGTGCCTCGCAATGCCGCCGGCGACACCGAGCAGGAGCGGGCCTGGATGGGCGAGGCGGTCCGGCAGGTGACCGATTCCACCTTCTTCAAGCGCTACGGCAGCCTCGACGAGCAGATCGCGCCGATCCTGTTCCTCGCCTGCGACGAGGCCAGCTACATCACCGGCACGGTGCTGCCGGTGGCGGGCGGCGATACGGGTTGA
- a CDS encoding LysR family transcriptional regulator, with translation MELRHLRYFIAVAEERSFTRAAQRLHIAQPPLSRQIQQLEQILGVQLFERNSRPLKLTETGGFFYQHAVQLLAQTVELESMTRRVGKIERSLSVGFVGSTLYGMLPKVIRRYRQRYAEVELSLHEMSTMDQVKALKEGAIDVGFGRIRLNDPSIRRVVLREERMIAALPVGHRLCEAKPLLSLHDLLNETLIIFPKAPRPSYADQVLTAFHDRALKPTRVLETRELQVALGLVAAGEGVSIVPRSVYGLKRDDVEYKDLDDAKLVSPIIMSMRMLEESEDLERMLRLIYELYDEEGMDYLPPTERGEPGSPG, from the coding sequence ATGGAGCTACGCCATCTCCGCTATTTCATTGCGGTCGCCGAGGAACGGAGCTTCACGCGCGCGGCGCAACGCCTGCATATCGCGCAGCCGCCGCTGAGCCGGCAGATCCAGCAACTGGAACAGATCCTCGGCGTGCAGTTGTTCGAGCGCAATTCGCGCCCGCTCAAACTCACGGAAACGGGCGGCTTCTTCTATCAGCACGCGGTGCAGCTTCTCGCGCAGACGGTCGAGCTCGAATCGATGACGCGCCGCGTCGGCAAGATCGAACGAAGCCTGTCGGTCGGCTTCGTCGGCTCGACGCTTTACGGCATGCTGCCGAAGGTGATACGCCGCTATCGCCAGCGTTATGCGGAGGTCGAGCTGAGCCTGCACGAGATGTCGACGATGGACCAGGTCAAGGCCCTGAAGGAAGGCGCGATCGATGTCGGCTTCGGCCGTATCCGCCTCAACGACCCGAGCATCCGCCGCGTGGTGCTGCGCGAGGAGCGCATGATCGCGGCGCTGCCGGTGGGCCATCGGCTGTGCGAGGCAAAGCCGCTGCTGTCACTGCACGACCTGCTCAACGAAACCCTGATCATCTTCCCGAAGGCGCCGCGCCCGAGTTACGCGGACCAGGTGCTGACCGCCTTCCACGATCGCGCGCTCAAGCCCACGCGCGTGCTGGAGACGCGCGAGCTGCAGGTCGCGCTCGGCCTGGTGGCCGCCGGCGAAGGCGTGTCGATCGTACCGCGCAGTGTCTATGGCCTGAAGCGCGACGACGTCGAATACAAGGACCTGGACGATGCGAAGCTGGTATCGCCGATCATCATGAGCATGCGCATGCTGGAGGAATCCGAGGATCTCGAGCGCATGCTGCGCCTGATCTACGAGCTGTACGACGAGGAAGGCATGGATTACCTGCCGCCGACGGAACGCGGCGAACCAGGCTCGCCAGGCTGA
- a CDS encoding porin gives MKAQKITAALMAMGAFAGVAHAQSSVTLYGIADAGFLYNNNVKGAKQYALSSATSSRWGLLGSEDLGGGVRAIFDLENGYTIGTGSLSQGGLEFGRKAFVGLASSHWGTLTLGRQYSASNDATANFASGADWAASGLGFGTRAADVDNVDTSNRVQNAIKYTSPSIQGITVGLLYSLGGQAGHATQNEVLDAGVAYSNGPVKLGASYMYTKDPYYATFGDQGNSSSPSSSATGANNNMPSRIFGGYASAGSQQIITAGGSYAFGPATVAVLYSNTQFQNLGTVNAIGSFGTKYNGGTATFNSGEVNLKYLLTPALTLAGAYIYTHNSGADGVGSAHYNQFNLGTIYSLSKRTSLYAIGFYEAASGTDSTGAKAVANFSGSTVSATPHAVAAIVGMTHKF, from the coding sequence ATGAAAGCTCAAAAGATCACGGCCGCCCTCATGGCGATGGGCGCGTTCGCAGGGGTTGCACACGCACAGAGCAGCGTCACGCTGTACGGCATCGCCGACGCCGGCTTCCTGTACAACAACAACGTGAAGGGTGCCAAGCAGTACGCACTGTCGAGCGCCACCTCGTCGCGCTGGGGCCTGCTCGGCTCCGAGGACCTGGGCGGCGGCGTGCGGGCCATCTTCGATCTCGAGAACGGCTACACGATCGGTACCGGCTCACTGAGCCAGGGCGGCCTCGAGTTCGGCCGCAAGGCCTTCGTCGGCCTGGCCAGCAGCCACTGGGGCACGCTCACGCTCGGCCGTCAGTACTCGGCCAGCAACGACGCCACCGCGAACTTCGCATCGGGTGCGGACTGGGCCGCATCGGGCCTGGGCTTCGGCACGCGCGCGGCCGACGTCGACAACGTCGATACCTCGAACCGCGTGCAGAACGCGATCAAGTACACCAGCCCCAGCATCCAGGGCATCACGGTCGGCCTGCTGTACAGCCTGGGCGGCCAGGCCGGCCACGCCACGCAGAACGAGGTGCTCGACGCCGGCGTCGCCTACTCGAACGGCCCGGTCAAGCTCGGCGCGAGCTACATGTACACGAAGGACCCGTACTACGCGACCTTCGGCGACCAGGGCAACTCGTCCTCGCCGTCCTCGTCGGCCACCGGCGCCAACAACAACATGCCGAGCCGCATCTTCGGCGGCTACGCCTCGGCCGGCTCGCAGCAGATCATCACGGCCGGCGGCTCGTATGCCTTCGGCCCGGCCACCGTCGCGGTGCTGTACTCGAACACGCAGTTCCAGAACCTCGGCACGGTCAACGCGATCGGCAGCTTCGGCACCAAGTACAACGGCGGCACGGCCACCTTCAACTCCGGCGAAGTGAACCTGAAATACCTGCTGACGCCGGCGCTGACGCTGGCGGGCGCCTACATCTACACGCACAACAGCGGCGCGGACGGCGTGGGCAGCGCGCATTACAACCAGTTCAACCTCGGCACCATCTACTCGCTGTCCAAGCGCACCTCGCTGTACGCGATCGGCTTCTACGAGGCCGCGTCCGGCACGGACTCGACGGGTGCCAAGGCGGTTGCGAACTTCAGCGGCTCGACGGTCTCGGCAACGCCGCACGCGGTGGCCGCCATCGTCGGCATGACGCACAAGTTCTGA
- the benB gene encoding benzoate 1,2-dioxygenase small subunit, with the protein MSFDHHAICAALYREARLLDDRRWDEWLACYTDDVTYWMPAWDDDDRPTEDPLSQISLMYYADRGGLEDRVFRIKTERSGASTPEPRTSHNLANVEVLAEREDEVDLRCNFLTLSHRYRETDQFFGTLFVTLRRVGDALLISSKKIVLKNDYIRQVLDVYHV; encoded by the coding sequence ATGAGCTTCGACCATCACGCCATCTGCGCCGCGCTGTATCGCGAGGCACGCCTGCTCGACGATCGTCGATGGGACGAATGGCTCGCCTGCTATACCGACGACGTCACCTACTGGATGCCGGCCTGGGACGACGACGACCGGCCCACCGAGGACCCGCTGAGCCAGATCTCGCTGATGTACTACGCCGATCGCGGCGGCCTCGAGGATCGCGTGTTCCGCATCAAGACCGAGCGCAGCGGCGCGTCCACGCCCGAGCCGCGCACCAGCCACAACCTCGCCAATGTCGAGGTGCTGGCCGAGCGCGAGGACGAGGTGGACCTGCGCTGCAATTTCCTGACGCTGAGCCATCGTTATCGCGAGACCGATCAATTCTTCGGCACGCTGTTCGTCACGCTGCGCCGGGTCGGCGACGCGCTGCTGATCTCGTCGAAGAAGATCGTGCTGAAGAACGACTATATCCGGCAGGTGCTCGATGTCTACCACGTTTGA